A single genomic interval of Megalobrama amblycephala isolate DHTTF-2021 linkage group LG17, ASM1881202v1, whole genome shotgun sequence harbors:
- the ebi3 gene encoding interleukin-27 subunit beta: MYLIYIFGALAITSGVFSQEDATTVLPEVREVFVAVGSSVKIPCADGEGKGVEWRFNSSVLVSSPVLSIQNTSLKDRGFYTCHQPNGNLIQTVSLNVGYPPSPPNVNCWSPSYPKRAICSWTLTPDPILPTHYITTYRSFSEPLSSARQCQKRAEGDRQCVLEELEIFAREPSLLNITAVNALGSTTYMWPFIFEQIVKPDPPVNVSVMVMPGRKLSVQWAPPPTWPDPVNFLLKYTVRFHWGKPEMARTLGPYESNKMVLSGLVAGRTYYIQISAKDFLDDGRSSDWSAPIRATIPIN; the protein is encoded by the exons ATGTActtgatatatatttttggagCACTGGCTATAACAAGTGGAGTTTTTAGCCAAGAAGACGCAACAACCGTACTGCCAGAGGTTCGAG AAGTGTTTGTAGCCGTGGGTTCATCTGTGAAGATCCCGTGCGCTGACGGAGAGGGAAAAGGGGTGGAGTGGAGATTCAACAGCTCAGTGCTCGTCTCAAGCCCTGTTCTCTCCATACAGAACACGAGTCTGAAGGATCGAGGCTTCTACACCTGCCACCAACCAAATGGAAACCTCATACAAACAGTATCTCTAAATGTGGGAT ATCCGCCTTCTCCTCCGAATGTGAATTGTTGGTCTCCAAGTTACCCTAAAAGAGCAATCTGTTCCTGGACACTGACTCCAGATCCCATACTTCCAACACATTATATTACTACATACAG GAGCTTCTCAGAGCCACTCTCAAGTGCCCGTCAGTGTCAGAAACGGGCAGAAGGAGACAGGCAGTGTGTGCTGGAGGAACTGGAGATCTTCGCCAGAGAACCGTCTCTTCTCAACATCACAGCTGTTAATGCTCTGGGAAGCACAACATACATGTGGCCATTTATTTTTGAGCAGATAG TGAAACCCGATCCTCCGGTGAATGTGAGCGTAATGGTAATGCCGGGCAGGAAGCTGTCAGTTCAGTGGGCTCCTCCACCCACCTGGCCGGACCCCGTCAACTTTCTCCTGAAATACACAGTCAGATTCCACTGGGGCAAACCTGAGATGGCCAGAACT CTTGGCCCATATGAGTCTAACAAAATGGTTCTGAGTGGACTGGTGGCGGGAAGGACTTATTACATCCAAATATCTGCGAAGGACTTCCTGGATGACGGGCGGAGCAGTGACTGGAGTGCACCGATACGAGCCACTATACCCATCAACTGA